One Nocardioides luti DNA window includes the following coding sequences:
- a CDS encoding YfjP family GTPase, with product MVTRGTDIGARIEGLDTATEAARGRLDDTVVDEARAVVDRASGRLRLSADHTVVAIAGATGSGKSSTFNALTGLELSAVGVRRPTTSWATACVWGAEGADELLEWLGIPPRHQTTRDSMLDTGREDKALQGVVLLDLPDHDSTEVSHHLEVDRLVQLADLLVWVLDPQKYADAAIHDRYLKPLASHEGVMLVVLNHIDTVPEDRRQGMVDDVRRLLAQDGLGKVPVLAVSARQGIGVDALREQIASRVSAKKMTKQRLEADLRTAATRLDEASGSARTRDVPKDRVAALDDAFAEAAGVPTVVDAVERSTRQRAGRATGWPVTSWFSKLKPDPLKRLHLALGAEGKQLTGRSRTSVPQATQVQRARVDTAVRSLADDVSGGLARPWADAVRRASISRLSDLGDRLDGALAETDLGATKIPAWAGAVRVVQWVLIVSALLGAVWLAGLAAMGYLQMPQPSTPRALGLPVPTLMLLGGVVLGVLLALVCRLLVSATARRRARAADRRLREAVRSVARELVVEPVEAELTAYATVRSGLARALK from the coding sequence CTGGTCACCCGCGGCACCGACATCGGTGCCCGGATCGAGGGGCTCGACACCGCCACCGAGGCCGCCCGGGGGCGTCTCGACGACACCGTCGTCGACGAGGCCCGTGCGGTCGTCGACCGCGCCTCGGGCCGCCTGCGCCTCTCGGCGGACCACACGGTCGTCGCGATCGCCGGCGCGACCGGCTCCGGGAAGTCCTCCACCTTCAACGCGCTGACCGGGCTGGAGCTCTCGGCCGTCGGCGTACGCCGTCCCACGACGTCGTGGGCGACCGCCTGCGTCTGGGGCGCCGAGGGCGCCGACGAGCTGCTCGAGTGGCTCGGCATCCCGCCGCGGCACCAGACCACGCGCGACTCGATGCTCGACACCGGTCGCGAGGACAAGGCGCTGCAGGGCGTGGTCCTCCTGGACCTGCCCGACCACGACTCCACCGAGGTCAGCCACCACCTCGAGGTCGACCGCCTCGTGCAGCTCGCCGACCTGCTCGTGTGGGTGCTGGACCCGCAGAAGTACGCCGACGCCGCCATCCACGACCGCTACCTCAAGCCCCTGGCCAGCCACGAGGGCGTGATGCTGGTCGTGCTCAACCACATCGACACCGTCCCCGAGGACCGCCGCCAGGGCATGGTCGACGACGTACGCCGCCTGCTCGCCCAGGACGGCCTCGGCAAGGTGCCGGTGCTGGCCGTCAGCGCGCGCCAGGGCATCGGCGTCGACGCGCTGCGCGAGCAGATCGCCTCGCGGGTCTCGGCCAAGAAGATGACCAAGCAGCGGCTCGAGGCCGACCTGCGCACCGCCGCGACGCGCCTCGACGAGGCGTCCGGCAGCGCCCGCACCCGCGACGTCCCGAAGGACCGCGTGGCGGCGCTCGACGACGCCTTCGCCGAGGCTGCGGGCGTCCCGACGGTCGTGGACGCCGTCGAGCGCTCGACGCGCCAGCGGGCGGGCCGGGCGACCGGCTGGCCGGTCACGTCGTGGTTCTCCAAGCTCAAGCCGGACCCGCTCAAGCGGCTCCACCTCGCGCTGGGCGCCGAGGGCAAGCAGCTGACGGGGCGCTCGCGGACCTCGGTCCCGCAGGCCACCCAGGTGCAGCGCGCCCGCGTCGACACCGCGGTGCGCTCGCTGGCCGACGACGTCTCCGGCGGCCTCGCCCGCCCGTGGGCCGACGCCGTGCGCCGGGCCTCGATCTCCCGGCTCTCCGACCTCGGGGACCGCCTCGACGGGGCGCTCGCCGAGACCGACCTGGGCGCGACGAAGATCCCCGCCTGGGCAGGAGCCGTCCGGGTGGTCCAGTGGGTGCTCATCGTCTCGGCCCTGCTCGGCGCGGTCTGGCTGGCCGGTCTCGCCGCCATGGGCTACCTCCAGATGCCCCAGCCGTCCACGCCGCGCGCGCTGGGCCTGCCCGTCCCGACGCTGATGCTCCTCGGGGGCGTCGTGCTCGGGGTGCTGCTCGCCCTGGTGTGCCGGCTGCTGGTCTCCGCCACGGCCCGTCGGCGGGCCCGGGCGGCCGACCGCCGGCTGCGCGAGGCGGTCCGCTCGGTCGCCCGTGAGCTCGTCGTGGAGCCGGTGGAGGCCGAGCTCACGGCGTACGCCACGGTGCGCTCGGGCCTCGCCCGCGCCCTCAAGTAG